Proteins from a genomic interval of Diaphorobacter sp. HDW4A:
- a CDS encoding DsbA family oxidoreductase yields MSNAPTKLKIDFVSDVSCPWCAIGLNALEMAAERVKDEVQIDLHFQPFELNADMVPEGEDVMEHLQRKYGAPAEQMRKNQQAITERGAGVGFTFNMDQRSRIYNTFDAHRLLHWQGEEGQAEQQGALKHAFFKAYFTNGENPSDHAVLLRIVRELGLDEARAKAILDSDEYASEVREREAFYHQHGINSVPAVIVNDRHLIQGGQPVEVFEEVLRKLAAQA; encoded by the coding sequence ATGTCCAACGCACCCACCAAGCTCAAGATCGACTTCGTCTCCGACGTCTCCTGCCCATGGTGCGCCATTGGGCTGAACGCGCTGGAGATGGCGGCCGAGCGCGTGAAGGATGAGGTGCAGATCGACCTGCACTTCCAGCCGTTCGAGCTCAACGCGGACATGGTGCCCGAGGGCGAAGACGTCATGGAGCACCTGCAGCGCAAATACGGTGCACCCGCCGAGCAGATGCGCAAGAACCAGCAGGCGATCACCGAGCGCGGCGCTGGCGTTGGCTTCACTTTCAATATGGACCAGCGCAGCCGCATCTACAACACTTTCGACGCGCACCGCCTGCTGCATTGGCAGGGGGAAGAAGGCCAGGCCGAACAGCAAGGCGCGCTCAAGCATGCATTCTTCAAGGCGTATTTCACGAACGGAGAAAACCCCAGTGACCACGCCGTGTTGCTGCGCATCGTTCGCGAGCTGGGTCTCGACGAGGCACGTGCGAAGGCAATACTGGATTCAGACGAATACGCGAGCGAGGTACGCGAACGCGAGGCTTTCTACCATCAGCACGGCATCAACTCAGTGCCTGCGGTGATCGTCAACGATCGCCATCTGATTCAGGGTGGGCAGCCGGTGGAGGTGTTTGAGGAGGTGCTGCGGAAGCTGGCTGCGCAGGCCTGA